In Oncorhynchus gorbuscha isolate QuinsamMale2020 ecotype Even-year linkage group LG02, OgorEven_v1.0, whole genome shotgun sequence, a single genomic region encodes these proteins:
- the LOC124001886 gene encoding kelch domain-containing protein 10-like isoform X2: MSSVEDGECSRGLYQLNKFEKLSGRPPIRDSGHCAPPARSGHRCVADNANLYVFGGYNPDFEEAGGSENEDYPLFRELWRFHFATATWQQVHTEGYMPTELASMSAVLHGNNLLVFGGTGIPFGESNGNDVHVCNVHYKRWKLLNCRGKKPNRIYGQAMAIINGYLYVFGGTTGYVYSTDLHRLDLTTREWTHLKPNNPPTDLPEERYRHEVAHDGQRIYILGGGTSWTSYPLDKIHAYNLETNSWEEIITKPHEKIGYPAARRCHSCVQVRQEVFLCGGYNGELILADLWKINLQTFQWTKLLTVMPEPAYFHCAAVTPAGCMYVHGGVVNMSENRRTGSLYKVWLVVPSLLELTWERLLKAFPHLAQLSSLQLLSLGLTHTLIQRLK, encoded by the exons ATGTCCTCTGTTGAAGATGGTGAATGTAGTCGCGGCTTGTATCAACTCAACAAATTCGAGAAACTGTCGGGGAGGCCTCCCATCAGAGACTCAG GTCACTGTGCCCCCCCGGCCCGCAGCGGGCACCGGTGTGTGGCAGACAATGCCAACCTGTATGTGTTTGGAGGATACAATCCTGACTTTGAGGAGGCAGGTGGCTCGGAGAACGAGGACTACCCTCTTTTCAGGGAGCTGTGGAGGTTTCACTTCGCCACGGCTACCTGGCAACAGGTCCACACAGAGGGCTACATGCCCACCGAGCTGGCTTCCATGTCAG ctGTCTTACACGGCAACAATCTATTGGTGTTTGGGGGCACTGGGATTCCTTTTGGAGAAAGCAACGGGAATGACGTCCATGTCTGCAATGTTCACTACAAACGCTGGAAACTGCTCAACTGCCGAGGGAAGAAACCCAACCGAATCTACGGGCAG GCCATGGCCATCATTAATGGCTATCTGTATGTGTTTGGAGGGACGACAGGCTACGTCTACAGCACAGACCTACACAGGCTGGACCTGACTACCAGGGAGTGGACCCACCTCAAGCCCAACAACCCCCCTACAGACCTGCCAGAGGAAAG GTACAGACATGAGGTGGCCCATGATGGACAGAGAATATACATCCTAGGAGGCGGGACTTCCTGGACATCATATCCACTAGACAAA ATACATGCCTACAACCTAGAGACTAACTCCTGGGAGGAGATTATCACGAAACCTCATGAAAAAATAG GGTATCCTGCAGCACGACGGTGTCACAGTTGTGTCCAGGTCAGGCAGG agGTGTTTCTATGTGGGGGTTACAACGGGGAGCTGATCCTAGCTGACCTGTGGAAGATCAACCTGCAGACCTTCCAGTGGACCAAGCTACTCACCGTCATGCCTGAGCCTGCTTACTTCCACTGTGCTGCAGTCACACCG gcTGGCTGTATGTATGTGCATGGTGGAGTGGTGAACATGTCAGAGAACAGGAGGACTGGGTCTCTGTACAAGGTGTGGCTAGTGGTGCCCAGCCTGCTGGAGCTGACCTGGGAGAGGCTGCTAAAAGCCTTCCCTCACCTGGCTCAGCTCTCCTCCCTGCAGCTTCTCAGCCTGggcctcacacacaccctcatccAGCGCCTCAAGTAG
- the LOC124001886 gene encoding kelch domain-containing protein 10-like isoform X1, with product MSSVEDGECSRGLYQLNKFEKLSGRPPIRDSGSKKRVRWLQARRIFSPSCPNFRIPNRFLREGHCAPPARSGHRCVADNANLYVFGGYNPDFEEAGGSENEDYPLFRELWRFHFATATWQQVHTEGYMPTELASMSAVLHGNNLLVFGGTGIPFGESNGNDVHVCNVHYKRWKLLNCRGKKPNRIYGQAMAIINGYLYVFGGTTGYVYSTDLHRLDLTTREWTHLKPNNPPTDLPEERYRHEVAHDGQRIYILGGGTSWTSYPLDKIHAYNLETNSWEEIITKPHEKIGYPAARRCHSCVQVRQEVFLCGGYNGELILADLWKINLQTFQWTKLLTVMPEPAYFHCAAVTPAGCMYVHGGVVNMSENRRTGSLYKVWLVVPSLLELTWERLLKAFPHLAQLSSLQLLSLGLTHTLIQRLK from the exons ATGTCCTCTGTTGAAGATGGTGAATGTAGTCGCGGCTTGTATCAACTCAACAAATTCGAGAAACTGTCGGGGAGGCCTCCCATCAGAGACTCAG GCTCTAAGAAGAGAGTAAGATGGCTTCAGGCTCGGCGGATCTTCTCCCCTTCGTGCCCCAACTTCCGCATCCCTAATAGGTTTCTGAGAGAAG GTCACTGTGCCCCCCCGGCCCGCAGCGGGCACCGGTGTGTGGCAGACAATGCCAACCTGTATGTGTTTGGAGGATACAATCCTGACTTTGAGGAGGCAGGTGGCTCGGAGAACGAGGACTACCCTCTTTTCAGGGAGCTGTGGAGGTTTCACTTCGCCACGGCTACCTGGCAACAGGTCCACACAGAGGGCTACATGCCCACCGAGCTGGCTTCCATGTCAG ctGTCTTACACGGCAACAATCTATTGGTGTTTGGGGGCACTGGGATTCCTTTTGGAGAAAGCAACGGGAATGACGTCCATGTCTGCAATGTTCACTACAAACGCTGGAAACTGCTCAACTGCCGAGGGAAGAAACCCAACCGAATCTACGGGCAG GCCATGGCCATCATTAATGGCTATCTGTATGTGTTTGGAGGGACGACAGGCTACGTCTACAGCACAGACCTACACAGGCTGGACCTGACTACCAGGGAGTGGACCCACCTCAAGCCCAACAACCCCCCTACAGACCTGCCAGAGGAAAG GTACAGACATGAGGTGGCCCATGATGGACAGAGAATATACATCCTAGGAGGCGGGACTTCCTGGACATCATATCCACTAGACAAA ATACATGCCTACAACCTAGAGACTAACTCCTGGGAGGAGATTATCACGAAACCTCATGAAAAAATAG GGTATCCTGCAGCACGACGGTGTCACAGTTGTGTCCAGGTCAGGCAGG agGTGTTTCTATGTGGGGGTTACAACGGGGAGCTGATCCTAGCTGACCTGTGGAAGATCAACCTGCAGACCTTCCAGTGGACCAAGCTACTCACCGTCATGCCTGAGCCTGCTTACTTCCACTGTGCTGCAGTCACACCG gcTGGCTGTATGTATGTGCATGGTGGAGTGGTGAACATGTCAGAGAACAGGAGGACTGGGTCTCTGTACAAGGTGTGGCTAGTGGTGCCCAGCCTGCTGGAGCTGACCTGGGAGAGGCTGCTAAAAGCCTTCCCTCACCTGGCTCAGCTCTCCTCCCTGCAGCTTCTCAGCCTGggcctcacacacaccctcatccAGCGCCTCAAGTAG